The window ATTCACTATATTTCTGATGGTAGCATAGACATTTGTTTATGTGAACGCCAAATTAAATAGTAAAAATATTATAAAAAGTTCTAAATGATATTACGATACTAACAGTTGATACCATTATCTACTCTGACCTTTTGATAATAAAAACATTTGATTTTAACACAAATATTAACGGTCGGAATTAAGTTATGTTAAAATAACTTCTTGTTTGAAGTAAAAATATTTTAAAATTACAAAAAACTTTAGCGCTCTAATCCATCAACACCTTAAAATTAATTTAAAGCGCCAGTCACCTTCCAAATTTTTTGGATGGTGACTGGCGCTTTATAATAATTAAATCTTCGTCATATCAAATAGGAGAGTAATCAAAAATCGATTACTTTCCTTTCCATATTTCATATAAAAAAACTTGTTAAAGCATACTGGTAACTACAAAGGCAGCAAACAGAACAGTTAAAAATTATATAAAACTTTTATTTAAATTATTCTTACTAATTCCTTGTTTATCGCGAATTCTTGTTAATCGTTTTGTTTTTTCTTTTTCGTAAAAATAATGAACGATAAAATACGAACAAACCCCAAGAATAATTCCAATTACGGTCATGCCAATCAAAAGATGGATTCCTCCATGAAGGACATTGATTAAGCCTTTAAAATCACCATGGATCATATTTTGAAATGAAAATGGAGTCCTGTGCCCGATTTTTATTTTCATGGGATAAATAATTTTCCCAAGTTTTCGAGCAAAAGGTAAAAGGATTACTGGAAGAAAAGATATTTTCCCAATGACATTTCCAATAATAGCAGCGGGAAAAGAGCCTTTTGCAAAGCGGACGATTGGTACAAACAATATATAAATTAGCGAAGCTGATGATATTACTAACATTTCTAACCCAAAACCAATTGCAAACCCCATTGATACTTTTTTTGCTCCTCCAGGTGAACGAAAAAGCTTAATAAAATTCAACTTAAAAGCCCGTCCAATCCGTTGAAAAAAATTATATTTTTTTTGTTTTAGACTCATTATTTTACCCCCATATAGACACAAATCTGAAGATGTTTCTTTTTAAAAATAACAATTCGTTTATAATTTCAAAGCTTAAACATGCTGAATGATTTTTCATAATATTCAACTTTTAGCGTGCGTTTTTTTTATCATAATAAATATGTTTACCTATAATATAACAGGTGATGTCGACAAAACACAAAAAGAATTTTCAATAATAAGTAACATTGTGACAATTGAAACCGAATTTATAGATAAATTGTCACTAAAATGCCTCTTCCATTATGAGAGAGGAAAATTCTAGAATAGGAGGTAAATTCAAACTGGGGAAAATGAACGAGAACACCATCCAAAGTAGAGTTTTGCATTGGATGGCACTTTGTTTAGGCTACTCTATATTGACATAACGCTACCCATTAAAGCTTAATAACCATTCTTTACATCAACCAAATTTCGAAGAGGTAGGTCTTTTTCGATGTTTTCCAGTGTTTCAATGAAACAGGCAACTCCCTCGTCAGGTGTAGTAACCGCAGAAATATGAGGAGTTATATGTACTTTTGGGTGATTCCACAAAGGGTTTTCCTCAGGAAGTGGCTCTTGTGTAAATACATCAAGAACAGCAAAGCGGATGTAATCTTGATTTAAGGCCT of the Bacillus sp. 1NLA3E genome contains:
- a CDS encoding DUF2062 domain-containing protein; amino-acid sequence: MSLKQKKYNFFQRIGRAFKLNFIKLFRSPGGAKKVSMGFAIGFGLEMLVISSASLIYILFVPIVRFAKGSFPAAIIGNVIGKISFLPVILLPFARKLGKIIYPMKIKIGHRTPFSFQNMIHGDFKGLINVLHGGIHLLIGMTVIGIILGVCSYFIVHYFYEKEKTKRLTRIRDKQGISKNNLNKSFI